From Halotia branconii CENA392, the proteins below share one genomic window:
- a CDS encoding GerMN domain-containing protein — translation MTDQQGSNRISSGVIAAVSAAVLAVSGGVAWLTWNSTNPTTPSKSSQTITQPGQSQPSTTQQGNEKTANIYWLKPKEKSVDLVPQPVQIAATQPNQILEKAFQSLLEGPTEGTDATTIPKGTKLLGLKVNNDEVHVNLSEDFTKGGGSTSMVGRVGQIVYTATTLNPNAKVYIDVNGKQLDVLGGEGVELQQPLTREKFKQNYPL, via the coding sequence ATGACAGACCAACAAGGATCTAACCGTATTTCTTCAGGTGTAATTGCAGCCGTTTCAGCTGCGGTTTTAGCCGTAAGTGGCGGCGTAGCTTGGTTAACCTGGAACTCCACCAACCCCACTACACCGTCAAAATCCTCTCAAACAATAACTCAGCCAGGGCAATCACAGCCATCAACCACACAGCAAGGTAACGAAAAAACTGCAAATATTTATTGGTTAAAACCAAAAGAAAAAAGTGTAGATTTAGTTCCCCAACCAGTTCAAATAGCGGCTACACAACCTAACCAAATTCTAGAAAAAGCTTTTCAAAGCTTGTTAGAAGGGCCAACAGAAGGAACAGATGCTACAACCATCCCCAAAGGAACTAAATTGCTGGGACTAAAAGTGAACAATGATGAAGTTCACGTCAATTTATCTGAAGATTTTACCAAGGGTGGTGGTAGCACTTCAATGGTTGGTCGTGTAGGACAAATAGTCTACACTGCTACAACATTAAATCCTAACGCCAAGGTTTACATTGATGTGAACGGCAAACAGTTAGACGTTTTAGGTGGCGAAGGTGTGGAATTACAGCAACCGTTAACTCGTGAAAAATTTAAACAAAACTATCCGCTTTAG
- a CDS encoding proline--tRNA ligase, with product MRLSQMLFVTLRDDPADAEIPSHKLLLRAGYIRRIGSGIYAYLPLMWRVLQKVSQIVREEMNATGAQECLLPQLQPADLWKESGRWDTYTKAEGIMFSLIDRREQQLGLGPTHEEVITTIAREMIRSYRQLPLHLYQIQTKFRDEIRPRFGLMRGREFIMKDGYSFHVDETSLKETYQDMYQAYTNMLRRSGLAFRAVEADSGAIGGSGSTEFMVLAEAGEDEVLYTEDGKYAANVEKAVSLPIDAEASQFTTYQKHDTPGTDSIEKLCQLLKCSPTQVVKNVLYQTVYDNGMTVLVLVSIRGDQEVNEVKLQNELTKIAADYGAKTIIALDVPNVETQQTWTAKSLPLGYIAPDIADEYIKGDKQIHSQFVRLVDQTTVDLKNFVTGANETGYHVVGANWGEQFKLPIQIVDIRKARLGDRAVHNPEQTLFSARGIEVGHIFQLGTKYSQAMGATYTNEQGEEKPLLMGCYGVGVSRLAQSAVEQSYDQDGIIWPVAIAPYHAIVTIPNINDAQQVQIAQQLYTELNQAGVETLLDDRDERAGVKFKDADLIGIPYRIVTGRAIANGKVEVVERATRKSQEIVIAEVTTTLQQWIAAAIAAKN from the coding sequence ATGCGACTGTCACAAATGTTATTCGTTACACTCCGGGATGATCCAGCTGATGCTGAGATTCCTAGTCATAAATTATTACTCCGTGCAGGTTATATTCGTCGCATCGGTAGCGGTATTTATGCTTATTTGCCATTGATGTGGCGAGTACTACAAAAAGTTTCCCAAATTGTCCGAGAAGAGATGAACGCTACAGGCGCACAAGAATGTCTGCTTCCTCAATTACAGCCAGCGGATTTATGGAAGGAATCAGGACGCTGGGATACCTACACCAAAGCCGAGGGTATCATGTTCTCCTTAATTGACCGCCGGGAGCAACAATTAGGATTAGGCCCCACTCATGAGGAAGTGATCACAACAATTGCCCGTGAGATGATTCGCTCTTATCGGCAATTACCGCTGCATCTTTACCAAATTCAAACCAAATTCCGCGATGAAATTCGTCCCCGCTTTGGTTTAATGCGTGGGCGGGAATTTATTATGAAAGACGGCTATTCATTCCACGTCGATGAAACCAGCCTCAAGGAAACTTACCAGGATATGTATCAAGCATATACAAACATGCTGCGGCGTTCTGGTTTAGCTTTCCGGGCTGTGGAAGCTGATTCTGGGGCGATTGGTGGCTCTGGTTCGACAGAATTTATGGTGTTGGCAGAAGCTGGTGAAGACGAAGTTCTTTACACCGAGGATGGCAAATATGCCGCTAACGTCGAAAAAGCAGTTTCTTTACCAATTGATGCAGAAGCTTCACAGTTTACAACATATCAGAAACACGATACACCTGGAACAGATTCGATTGAAAAGCTCTGTCAACTCCTCAAATGTTCTCCTACCCAAGTTGTGAAAAATGTTCTTTATCAAACAGTTTACGACAATGGAATGACAGTTTTGGTTTTGGTGAGCATTCGCGGCGATCAGGAAGTAAATGAGGTCAAATTGCAGAATGAATTGACCAAAATAGCTGCTGATTATGGTGCTAAAACTATTATTGCTTTAGATGTACCCAATGTAGAAACCCAGCAAACATGGACAGCTAAATCTCTGCCTTTAGGATACATTGCTCCTGATATTGCTGATGAATATATTAAAGGCGATAAACAGATCCATTCTCAGTTTGTCCGCTTGGTAGATCAAACAACTGTTGATTTAAAAAACTTCGTAACAGGTGCAAATGAGACTGGCTATCACGTAGTTGGAGCCAATTGGGGTGAGCAATTTAAACTACCAATTCAAATAGTAGATATACGTAAAGCAAGACTAGGCGATCGCGCCGTCCATAATCCAGAACAAACTCTCTTCAGCGCTCGTGGAATTGAAGTCGGTCATATCTTCCAATTAGGTACTAAATATTCCCAAGCAATGGGAGCAACTTATACCAATGAACAAGGTGAAGAAAAGCCCCTACTTATGGGTTGTTATGGAGTCGGTGTCTCACGTTTGGCGCAATCGGCAGTAGAGCAATCTTACGATCAAGATGGCATTATTTGGCCAGTTGCGATCGCACCTTACCACGCGATCGTCACAATTCCTAATATTAATGATGCTCAACAAGTTCAGATTGCTCAACAACTCTACACCGAACTTAATCAAGCTGGCGTTGAAACTTTATTAGATGACCGCGATGAACGAGCAGGAGTAAAATTCAAAGACGCTGATTTAATTGGCATCCCTTACAGAATAGTCACTGGACGAGCGATCGCTAATGGCAAAGTCGAAGTTGTAGAAAGAGCAACTCGTAAATCTCAAGAAATTGTCATTGCGGAAGTTACAACTACACTCCAACAGTGGATTGCAGCAGCAATAGCAGCTAAAAATTAA
- a CDS encoding 1-acyl-sn-glycerol-3-phosphate acyltransferase — protein sequence MSNVIYQAQPPLEFIPPKFNPLFLGAVHLLLPSWISWQTAITQIEADNIEVLVDLYRQFQAGKIRFMLAFRHPKIDDPFCLTYLFSQLVPRVAREQGTVLQSPIHAHFIYDRGIPLWAGSYVGWVASRIGATPIQRGKADWTGLRSARDLFANGKFPMAAAPEGGTNGLSEKVSPLEPGIAQLGFWCAEDLHKDNRAEQVFIVPVGIKYSYVDTPWRAIAGLLSELEAASGLQINSANQGNIPCLESLYPRLLTLAEHLLALMEKFYTRFYHQNLPDVKTEISDRNEALAVRLQALLNTALQIPEQYFDLQANGKLSDRCRRVEQAAWNYMFREDFKDVKALSPVEKALGDRVAEEANARMWHMRLVESFVVVSGNYIREKPTLERFAETTLILWQMIARIKGDQTSQRPQLGKQQVKMTIGEPISVSERYPTYKKNRLGARQAVADLTNDLQQVMEELI from the coding sequence TTGTCAAATGTAATTTATCAAGCGCAGCCACCTTTAGAATTTATCCCTCCGAAGTTCAATCCGCTATTTTTAGGAGCTGTGCATCTGTTGCTACCAAGTTGGATTAGTTGGCAAACAGCTATTACCCAAATTGAAGCAGATAACATAGAGGTTTTAGTGGATCTTTATCGCCAGTTTCAAGCAGGTAAAATCCGCTTCATGCTAGCATTTCGCCATCCTAAAATAGACGATCCATTTTGTTTAACCTATTTGTTTTCTCAACTCGTGCCAAGGGTAGCACGAGAGCAGGGTACAGTACTACAATCTCCAATTCACGCTCATTTTATCTACGATCGCGGCATTCCTCTATGGGCTGGTTCTTATGTTGGTTGGGTAGCTTCGCGTATAGGTGCAACTCCCATTCAGCGGGGTAAGGCTGACTGGACAGGGTTACGTTCGGCGCGTGACTTGTTTGCCAACGGCAAATTTCCGATGGCTGCTGCACCAGAAGGAGGTACTAATGGTCTTTCAGAGAAGGTTAGCCCTTTAGAACCTGGGATTGCCCAATTAGGCTTTTGGTGTGCTGAAGATTTGCACAAAGACAATCGTGCCGAGCAGGTTTTTATTGTACCAGTTGGAATTAAATATAGTTACGTTGACACACCTTGGAGGGCGATCGCTGGGCTTTTAAGTGAATTAGAAGCAGCCAGTGGTTTGCAGATCAATTCAGCTAATCAAGGCAATATTCCTTGTCTGGAGTCACTTTATCCGCGATTGTTGACTTTGGCAGAACATTTACTTGCTTTGATGGAGAAATTTTACACGCGGTTTTATCATCAAAACTTGCCGGATGTGAAAACAGAAATTAGTGATCGAAATGAAGCTCTAGCAGTACGTTTACAAGCTTTATTGAATACAGCCCTGCAAATACCAGAACAGTATTTTGACTTACAAGCGAATGGAAAATTAAGCGATCGCTGTCGGCGAGTAGAACAGGCTGCCTGGAATTATATGTTTAGAGAAGATTTTAAGGATGTTAAAGCTTTATCGCCTGTAGAAAAAGCTTTAGGCGATCGGGTTGCTGAAGAAGCAAACGCCCGGATGTGGCACATGCGTTTAGTAGAAAGTTTTGTGGTAGTTTCTGGTAATTATATCCGTGAAAAACCGACACTAGAAAGATTTGCAGAGACAACTTTGATTTTATGGCAGATGATTGCTCGCATCAAAGGCGATCAAACGTCCCAGCGCCCGCAGTTAGGTAAACAACAGGTAAAAATGACGATTGGTGAGCCAATCTCTGTATCAGAGCGTTACCCAACATATAAAAAAAATCGTTTGGGTGCGAGACAAGCTGTTGCTGATTTAACGAATGATTTACAGCAGGTAATGGAGGAGTTGATTTGA
- a CDS encoding hybrid sensor histidine kinase/response regulator, translating into MMAQILILLKQSENRRLLVEYLKQYYEISVGNLTAQSKPASLLLNEPFDLCILDGVALTYLWEKIQARKQQEQPVFLPVLLITSHPDVKLITRNLWESIDELITKPIEKTELRVRVEMLLRSRRFSLQLDASLIRERKLNDLKSRFIAIASHEFRNPLNTILGFTRLLETKRNLSPTQQADFLQRIQKAARRMNVLLDDVLITIKSEANSLTLNPVAIALKLFCHNLIEEIKLSLDEPRTIDFVHEGEDNEVYFDQTLLQQILTNLLSNALKYSSSDSIVYFKVKIRPEAVVFQVQDQGIGISPQDQQKLFDAFYRATNVGNVPGTGLGLVIVKQAVDQYGGTISLTSEINVGTTFTVTLPLA; encoded by the coding sequence ATGATGGCGCAGATTTTAATATTACTAAAGCAATCCGAAAACCGCCGTCTGCTGGTGGAATACCTCAAGCAATATTATGAGATCAGCGTAGGAAATTTGACCGCCCAATCAAAGCCAGCTTCGTTGCTTTTGAATGAACCATTTGACTTATGCATTCTCGATGGTGTGGCGCTGACTTATTTGTGGGAAAAAATTCAGGCTAGAAAGCAGCAAGAGCAACCTGTCTTTCTACCCGTTCTGCTAATCACCTCTCACCCAGATGTGAAACTTATTACCCGGAATCTCTGGGAAAGTATTGATGAATTGATTACAAAACCAATCGAAAAAACAGAGTTACGGGTGCGTGTAGAAATGTTGTTGCGATCGCGGCGATTCTCACTGCAACTTGACGCTTCATTAATCCGCGAACGAAAACTCAACGACTTAAAATCACGTTTTATTGCGATCGCCTCTCATGAGTTTCGTAATCCTCTAAACACTATTTTGGGTTTTACGCGACTTTTAGAAACAAAACGTAACCTTTCTCCAACTCAGCAAGCTGACTTTTTGCAGCGTATTCAAAAGGCAGCGCGGCGAATGAATGTACTGCTTGATGATGTATTAATCACAATTAAATCTGAAGCGAATAGTTTGACCTTAAATCCTGTGGCGATCGCTCTTAAGCTATTTTGTCACAATTTAATCGAAGAAATTAAACTCAGCCTAGATGAACCTCGCACTATTGATTTTGTTCATGAAGGTGAAGATAATGAGGTCTATTTTGATCAAACTTTATTGCAACAAATTTTAACTAATCTTTTATCTAATGCCCTTAAGTACTCATCGTCTGATAGCATTGTTTACTTTAAAGTCAAAATCCGACCAGAAGCCGTAGTCTTTCAAGTTCAAGATCAAGGAATTGGGATTTCTCCTCAAGACCAACAAAAATTGTTTGACGCATTTTACCGAGCAACCAATGTGGGTAATGTTCCGGGTACTGGATTGGGATTAGTTATTGTCAAACAGGCAGTTGATCAATATGGTGGAACCATCTCACTCACAAGTGAAATCAACGTTGGCACAACTTTTACTGTCACCCTACCTCTTGCTTAG
- a CDS encoding ATPase domain-containing protein, which produces MVEKRLQSGVLGLNEVLNGGYLSNRAYLVRGEPGTGKTTVGLHFLAAGAENGESSLFITLEEPVVQLQSAAQGLGLNLQTTKFLDLSPTTEFFAQVQTYDIFSPAEVEREPMTRAIVDQVESLKPQRIFIDSITQFRYFSTNAFQFRKQVLSFLRFLRESKATILFTSEDSQEAPDDDLQFMSDGVINLSLENHERFLCVSKFRGSDFRGGHHSIQLTQKGMVLFPKLVPNVYSHAFTIETISSGIPEIDELLNGGIERGSITVLTGPSGVGKSTLGCQFMKEAAGRGERSVIYSFEESRETLLQRSRGINIAVDVMLRQGTLSVVQIEPLRYSPDEFAYMVRQEVEQHNVQIVMIDSLSGYRLSVRGEDLLSNIHALCKYLQNMGVAVLLVNEVENITGDFHATEIGISYLADNIIFLRYLEIKGELRRAIGVLKKRMSNFEKSVREFEISRYGVKVGQPLNKLRGILSGMPEFIKDAD; this is translated from the coding sequence ATGGTCGAAAAACGTTTACAGTCAGGCGTTTTGGGACTCAATGAAGTTCTCAATGGCGGCTATCTTTCTAATCGAGCTTACCTAGTGCGCGGAGAGCCTGGAACGGGCAAAACGACGGTTGGCTTACATTTTTTGGCAGCAGGAGCCGAAAATGGCGAATCAAGTTTATTCATTACCCTAGAGGAACCCGTGGTTCAACTTCAAAGTGCTGCTCAAGGGTTAGGCTTAAATTTGCAAACAACTAAATTTCTCGATCTTAGTCCGACAACTGAATTTTTTGCTCAAGTTCAAACCTACGATATTTTTTCTCCAGCTGAGGTAGAACGGGAACCCATGACCCGCGCCATTGTAGACCAAGTTGAATCTTTAAAGCCGCAGCGCATTTTTATTGACTCAATCACGCAGTTCCGATATTTTTCAACTAATGCCTTTCAGTTTCGCAAGCAAGTGCTGTCATTTTTGCGGTTTTTGAGAGAAAGTAAAGCAACCATATTATTCACCTCGGAGGACAGTCAAGAAGCACCGGATGATGATTTACAGTTCATGAGTGATGGTGTGATCAATTTAAGTCTTGAGAATCATGAGCGTTTCCTTTGTGTCTCAAAATTTCGCGGGAGTGATTTTCGAGGCGGACACCATTCAATTCAATTAACCCAAAAAGGGATGGTGCTTTTTCCTAAACTAGTGCCAAATGTTTACAGCCATGCCTTTACAATCGAAACGATTTCCTCTGGGATTCCTGAAATTGATGAACTACTAAACGGTGGCATTGAACGCGGCAGTATTACTGTGCTTACAGGGCCAAGTGGAGTGGGCAAGAGTACCCTTGGTTGCCAATTTATGAAAGAGGCTGCCGGACGGGGCGAACGGTCTGTTATTTATTCTTTTGAAGAAAGCAGAGAAACGCTGTTACAACGTTCTAGGGGCATCAATATTGCTGTAGATGTGATGTTACGGCAGGGAACGCTTTCGGTAGTTCAAATCGAGCCATTGCGGTACTCGCCCGACGAATTTGCTTATATGGTGCGTCAAGAAGTAGAGCAACACAATGTACAAATTGTGATGATTGACAGTCTCTCTGGCTATCGTCTTTCGGTGCGAGGTGAAGACTTGCTCAGCAACATCCATGCACTATGTAAATATCTGCAAAATATGGGCGTTGCCGTGCTATTAGTGAACGAAGTGGAAAACATTACTGGTGACTTTCACGCTACAGAAATTGGCATTAGTTATTTAGCAGATAATATTATCTTTCTGCGATATTTGGAAATCAAAGGTGAACTGCGGCGTGCCATTGGGGTTTTGAAAAAGCGCATGAGCAACTTTGAAAAAAGCGTGCGTGAGTTTGAAATTAGCCGCTATGGTGTGAAAGTAGGGCAACCGCTGAACAAACTGCGCGGAATCTTAAGTGGTATGCCAGAATTTATCAAAGACGCTGATTAG
- a CDS encoding S-layer homology domain-containing protein has translation MVNSTLVATLYVNPVTGNDTNAGLQLSPFKSLTRALKAAKIPAIIQLTPGTYSAANGEAFPLIIPAGVAVVGNEANKGAEIVISGSGQYQSPSFGVQNITLLLQGDASLKGVTLTNPVAKGTGIWIESAASTVANNTLSKCGREGVFTTGNAKAVILDNVFVQNAASGLMMARNSKGEVLRNAFTKNPLGIAISDFAAPLIANNKLSDNRSAIALSRDARPVLRHNLITNNTQGGLLVNGNSVPDLGNNQDAAGNIFQGNGEFDLQNATSGQLISAGNQLNPAHVKGQVDFIAAIENNPITISGSIGFADLIGHWAAAFVEALVNKGAISGFPDGSFRPDAPITRAQYAAVVAKTFQLPARNNASKFTDIKPDFWAASAIAKAAEMGFISGFPDGTFRSGQNLTKVQAIVSIVNGLKLSGGNPNVLTVYRDRTQIPSYATNAVAIATQKLLIINYPQTEKLEPLRDITRAEVAALIYQALVSNSQQKAIASPYIVNPDADIPSFTDVKGHWAEAFIRALASMNLTHGFADGSYQPDKPMTRAQYAALVAVTFNPTAKRPAPDFTDVPQDFWAYNALQIAASGGFVSGFSDRTFRPDQNVQRLQVIVSLVNGLALPASASNALLTYTDNKSIPDYAQKAVVSATQQKIVVNYPDPKQLAPAREATRAEVAAMVYQALVAIGRTQNINSPYIVSTPNN, from the coding sequence ACCCGTGCCTTAAAAGCAGCCAAAATACCTGCAATAATTCAGCTAACACCTGGAACTTACAGCGCCGCTAATGGTGAAGCGTTTCCACTCATCATTCCTGCGGGGGTGGCGGTAGTAGGTAACGAAGCCAATAAAGGTGCAGAAATTGTGATTTCTGGAAGTGGTCAGTATCAAAGTCCGAGTTTCGGTGTGCAAAATATTACACTATTACTACAAGGTGATGCTAGTCTCAAGGGTGTAACACTCACTAATCCTGTAGCTAAAGGCACTGGTATTTGGATTGAGTCAGCAGCCTCTACAGTAGCTAACAATACTTTAAGTAAATGTGGTCGGGAAGGAGTATTTACAACTGGCAATGCTAAAGCCGTAATTTTAGATAATGTTTTTGTACAAAACGCTGCCAGTGGCTTGATGATGGCCCGGAATAGCAAAGGTGAAGTGCTGCGGAACGCATTTACTAAAAATCCTTTAGGCATAGCAATTAGTGACTTTGCTGCTCCTTTAATCGCCAACAATAAATTATCAGATAACCGTTCAGCGATCGCTCTTTCTCGTGATGCGCGTCCGGTGCTGCGTCATAATCTAATTACCAACAATACCCAAGGTGGGTTATTGGTCAATGGTAATTCAGTTCCTGATTTAGGCAACAATCAAGACGCAGCTGGAAATATTTTTCAGGGTAATGGCGAATTTGATTTACAAAATGCCACATCAGGACAGTTGATTTCAGCTGGTAATCAGCTCAATCCTGCTCATGTTAAGGGACAGGTAGATTTTATTGCTGCTATCGAAAACAATCCTATAACCATATCAGGTAGTATCGGTTTTGCTGACTTGATTGGACATTGGGCTGCGGCTTTTGTGGAAGCATTAGTAAATAAAGGTGCGATTAGCGGCTTCCCCGATGGTAGTTTTCGCCCAGATGCCCCCATAACTCGCGCTCAATATGCTGCTGTGGTTGCAAAAACTTTTCAGCTACCCGCTAGAAATAACGCCAGTAAATTTACAGATATAAAACCTGATTTTTGGGCAGCATCAGCCATTGCCAAAGCTGCTGAAATGGGCTTTATTAGTGGCTTTCCTGATGGAACATTTAGATCAGGGCAAAATTTGACTAAAGTGCAAGCAATCGTATCTATTGTCAACGGCTTAAAGCTCAGTGGAGGCAATCCTAATGTTTTAACTGTATACCGCGATCGCACCCAAATTCCCAGTTACGCGACTAATGCTGTAGCAATTGCTACTCAAAAACTATTAATTATCAACTATCCCCAAACAGAAAAACTAGAACCTCTGCGGGATATAACTCGTGCTGAGGTGGCAGCATTAATTTATCAGGCATTAGTAAGCAACAGCCAACAAAAAGCGATCGCTTCACCTTATATTGTCAATCCCGATGCTGATATTCCTTCTTTTACCGATGTTAAAGGACATTGGGCAGAAGCATTTATTCGCGCCTTAGCCAGCATGAATTTAACTCATGGTTTTGCTGATGGTAGTTACCAACCAGATAAACCCATGACTCGCGCTCAGTATGCGGCTTTAGTGGCAGTTACTTTTAACCCCACCGCCAAACGCCCAGCCCCCGATTTTACTGATGTTCCTCAGGACTTTTGGGCTTATAATGCCTTACAAATTGCGGCTAGCGGTGGCTTTGTCAGTGGATTTAGCGATCGCACCTTCCGCCCCGATCAAAATGTGCAAAGGCTACAAGTAATTGTTTCTCTCGTAAACGGATTAGCTTTACCAGCATCCGCTAGCAATGCCCTACTCACATACACTGATAATAAGTCTATTCCTGATTACGCTCAAAAAGCTGTGGTCAGCGCTACACAGCAAAAAATTGTGGTTAATTATCCAGACCCCAAGCAGCTTGCACCTGCAAGAGAAGCAACACGCGCCGAAGTTGCAGCAATGGTTTATCAGGCATTAGTTGCTATTGGGCGAACACAAAATATTAATTCACCCTATATTGTTTCGACACCCAACAATTGA